Proteins encoded by one window of Gemmatimonadota bacterium:
- the hisF gene encoding imidazole glycerol phosphate synthase subunit HisF, producing MTLTRRLIVCLDVRDGRVVKGTRFVNLRDVGDPVELAARYEAEGADEIVFLDISASVEGRGTLLDVARRTAEKLFIPLTIGGGVRGAADVAQVLRAGADKVAINSAAVRNPEVLSEASAMFGAQCVVSSIDARLIDGSWRVVTHGGRTATGLDAIEWARECERLGAGEILLTSIDRDGSRDGYDIDLTCAVADAVSVPVIASGGAGSAHDVVDVIQSGHADAALVAGILHDGTTTVSELKTYMRESLLPVRDAA from the coding sequence GTGACTCTCACGCGCAGACTGATCGTGTGTCTCGACGTCAGGGACGGCCGGGTGGTGAAGGGAACGCGCTTTGTGAATCTTCGCGACGTTGGTGATCCAGTCGAGTTGGCTGCTCGATACGAAGCGGAAGGCGCCGATGAGATAGTCTTTCTGGATATCTCGGCGAGTGTCGAAGGGCGCGGTACGCTGCTGGATGTGGCGCGGCGAACCGCCGAGAAGCTGTTCATTCCGCTTACCATCGGTGGTGGAGTGCGAGGCGCGGCTGACGTGGCTCAGGTGCTGCGCGCGGGCGCGGACAAGGTGGCAATCAATTCTGCCGCCGTACGGAATCCGGAAGTGCTCAGCGAGGCGTCGGCGATGTTCGGTGCTCAATGTGTCGTGTCCAGCATAGACGCCAGACTGATCGACGGATCCTGGCGCGTGGTCACCCATGGCGGACGCACCGCAACCGGACTTGACGCCATTGAGTGGGCGCGCGAGTGCGAGAGGCTCGGTGCAGGCGAGATCCTTCTGACGAGCATCGATCGTGACGGATCTCGTGATGGATACGATATCGACCTGACCTGCGCCGTCGCGGACGCCGTGAGCGTGCCCGTTATTGCATCCGGCGGTGCGGGTTCTGCGCATGACGTAGTGGACGTCATTCAATCGGGGCACGCGGATGCGGCGCTGGTTGCTGGTATCCTGCATGACGGTACGACGACCGTATCCGAGCTCAAGACATACATGAGAGAGTCACTATTGCCTGTGAGAGATGCTGCGTGA
- the hisN gene encoding histidinol-phosphatase, whose product MSESYLDAVTELARIAGDFAMSHYGKSLTVDVKHDGSPVTVADRGAEERARAWIEKRFPEDGILGEEFGDVRPTARRRWILDPIDGTRSFIRRVPLWGTLIAVTEGESVLAGCAYFPAVAETVAAAAGEGCFWNGVRCSVSSTATIAESTIAITDDRFEGRPERATAWRRLAAQASVSRTWGDCYGYLLLATGRADVMVDDVVAPWDSAALYPIVTEAGGSFTDWSGTATAFGGDIIATNAALAGPVRDLLVAAS is encoded by the coding sequence GTGAGCGAATCATATCTTGATGCCGTTACCGAGCTTGCGCGCATTGCAGGCGACTTTGCGATGTCGCACTATGGCAAGTCACTCACTGTAGATGTGAAGCACGATGGATCTCCCGTGACTGTCGCTGATCGCGGTGCAGAGGAGCGCGCTCGCGCGTGGATCGAGAAGCGGTTTCCTGAAGACGGGATTCTGGGCGAGGAGTTCGGCGATGTGCGTCCAACCGCGCGGAGACGCTGGATTCTCGATCCGATCGATGGGACCAGGAGTTTCATCAGAAGAGTTCCACTATGGGGAACGCTCATCGCCGTCACCGAAGGAGAATCCGTGCTCGCGGGGTGCGCATATTTTCCGGCGGTCGCCGAGACTGTGGCTGCGGCAGCAGGGGAGGGATGCTTCTGGAACGGTGTGCGCTGCAGCGTATCATCGACCGCAACGATCGCCGAATCTACCATCGCGATAACCGATGATCGGTTCGAAGGGCGCCCTGAACGCGCAACTGCATGGCGGCGGCTCGCCGCGCAGGCCAGCGTATCGCGCACGTGGGGCGACTGCTACGGGTATCTTCTGCTTGCAACCGGGCGAGCCGACGTGATGGTCGACGACGTGGTAGCACCGTGGGATTCGGCTGCGCTCTATCCAATAGTTACCGAAGCTGGCGGCTCGTTCACGGATTGGAGTGGCACAGCCACGGCCTTCGGCGGTGACATCATCGCCACCAACGCTGCTCTGGCCGGGCCGGTGCGGGACCTGCTGGTTGCAGCATCATGA
- the hisIE gene encoding bifunctional phosphoribosyl-AMP cyclohydrolase/phosphoribosyl-ATP diphosphatase HisIE — MMTVGDLDFSKGGGLVTVVTQDAVTGAVLMVAHMDREAFEKTVETGEMHYRSRSRGLWHKGATSGNVQHVVSLTPDCDGDAILARVRAAGPACHNGTISCFDQPANGDALTGLASVIESRAQNADGESYTRKLLADRNLRLKKLGEETAELVLALADEDRDRATEEAADLMYHMMVALRAQNILLDQVRGVISARNR; from the coding sequence ATCATGACAGTCGGCGATCTGGATTTCAGCAAGGGCGGCGGTCTCGTCACGGTGGTGACGCAGGACGCGGTGACCGGTGCGGTGCTGATGGTCGCGCACATGGATCGTGAGGCATTTGAAAAGACCGTCGAGACTGGTGAGATGCACTATCGCTCCCGCTCGCGCGGGCTGTGGCACAAGGGTGCTACGAGCGGAAACGTGCAGCATGTGGTATCGCTTACGCCTGATTGTGATGGCGATGCAATTCTCGCCCGTGTGAGAGCGGCCGGTCCGGCATGTCACAACGGCACAATCTCATGCTTCGATCAACCGGCGAATGGAGATGCGCTCACCGGGCTCGCGTCGGTGATCGAGTCTCGTGCACAGAATGCGGACGGTGAGAGCTATACGAGGAAGTTGCTCGCTGATCGCAATCTGCGACTCAAGAAGCTCGGCGAGGAAACCGCCGAGCTGGTGCTTGCGCTCGCTGATGAAGACCGCGATCGCGCGACGGAAGAAGCAGCAGATCTGATGTACCACATGATGGTCGCGCTGCGCGCGCAGAACATTTTGCTGGATCAGGTACGAGGCGTGATTTCGGCGCGCAATCGATAG
- a CDS encoding class I SAM-dependent methyltransferase, giving the protein MGLKRLANFNDPASLASRMRRKRFALFRGLIEKLPRGSSVLDVGGTPQFWEGETLVTTGAISVTIVNLESYVSANQAIKQLACDARDMHMFADNAFDAVFSNSVIEHVGSLGDQERMAEEVQRVAPRYFVQTPNRYFPLEPHFLLPLFQFYPRRLQVELLRRHDLGWMHRQPDYRDALREVSQIRLLNSSEMKSLFPGALLYRERLGGLTKSLVVYRGW; this is encoded by the coding sequence ATGGGACTCAAACGTTTGGCGAATTTCAACGACCCTGCGTCGCTCGCCAGTCGCATGCGCCGTAAAAGGTTCGCGTTGTTCCGCGGGTTGATAGAGAAACTCCCACGAGGGTCGTCGGTGCTTGACGTCGGCGGAACTCCACAATTCTGGGAAGGCGAGACGCTTGTGACGACTGGTGCGATTAGCGTCACGATTGTCAACCTGGAGTCCTACGTTTCTGCAAACCAGGCAATCAAGCAACTGGCCTGCGACGCCCGAGACATGCACATGTTTGCCGACAATGCATTCGACGCGGTTTTTTCGAACTCCGTCATCGAGCACGTCGGATCACTCGGCGATCAGGAGAGGATGGCTGAAGAGGTCCAGCGGGTGGCTCCGCGATATTTCGTTCAGACGCCCAACCGCTACTTCCCCCTGGAGCCGCACTTCCTCCTACCTCTGTTTCAGTTCTACCCGCGGCGCCTGCAGGTGGAACTGTTGCGCCGACACGATCTGGGATGGATGCATCGGCAACCGGACTACCGGGATGCGCTCCGCGAGGTGTCGCAGATTCGACTTCTCAATAGCAGTGAGATGAAATCACTATTTCCCGGTGCATTGTTGTATCGCGAGCGACTTGGTGGACTCACAAAGTCATTGGTGGTATACCGGGGCTGGTAG